Proteins from one Pseudomonas bijieensis genomic window:
- a CDS encoding tetratricopeptide repeat protein, whose protein sequence is MNRTGRTLALGCLLLLQPLLANAQAGGNSLLIPALGRCTLNTQPQDLAPALDACQKAADAGDAQAQYELGEFYYEGKAAPRDLKQALNYFEKASLQGHAQAQFKLGGMFFHGEGVPANNVQAYIVLKMAAVNGAEEALDTADEVAEQMPRDELEVATQVLGQIFRKYLMELQNADGRTPFSPLP, encoded by the coding sequence ATGAACCGCACCGGCCGCACCCTTGCCTTGGGCTGCCTGTTGCTCCTTCAGCCCCTGCTGGCGAATGCACAGGCAGGCGGCAACTCGTTGTTGATCCCGGCGCTGGGCCGTTGCACGCTCAACACCCAGCCACAAGATCTCGCACCGGCACTCGACGCCTGTCAAAAAGCGGCGGATGCAGGTGATGCACAAGCGCAATACGAGTTGGGCGAGTTCTACTACGAAGGCAAGGCTGCACCGCGCGATCTCAAGCAGGCCCTCAACTACTTCGAAAAAGCCTCCCTCCAAGGCCATGCCCAGGCGCAATTCAAGCTCGGCGGCATGTTCTTTCATGGCGAAGGCGTACCGGCCAACAACGTCCAGGCCTACATTGTCCTGAAGATGGCGGCGGTCAACGGCGCCGAAGAGGCCTTGGACACCGCCGACGAAGTCGCCGAGCAAATGCCCCGCGACGAGCTGGAAGTGGCGACCCAGGTGCTGGGGCAGATCTTTCGCAAATACCTGATGGAATTGCAGAACGCCGATGGGCGTACACCTTTCTCCCCGCTGCCCTGA